Proteins encoded by one window of Lathyrus oleraceus cultivar Zhongwan6 chromosome 1, CAAS_Psat_ZW6_1.0, whole genome shotgun sequence:
- the LOC127122382 gene encoding uncharacterized protein LOC127122382 isoform X1 → MMSLVSQIGFAHFTQPSSLSSPSIAPFRHNPCSSMSSSSSWTPYEDKDGKKSKKVWIWTQNKQVMTAAVERGWNTFIFPSNLPQLANDWSSIAVICPLFLGEGEILDAQNKRVATVFDVSTPEELEGLRPEDEHAENIVVNLLDWQVIPAENIIAAFQNSQKTVFAISDNTSEAQIFLEALEHGLDGIVLKVEDVEPVLELKEYFDRRTEENNVLSLTKATVTNIQVAGMGDRVCVDLCSLMRPGEGLLVGSFARGLFLVHSECLESNYIASRPFRVNAGPVHAYVAVPGGRTSYLSELKSGKEVIVVDQQGRQRIAIVGRVKIESRPLILVEAKTESDDQTISILLQNAETVALVFPGQGNKQLKSAVPVTSLKLGDEVLLRIQGGARHTGIEIQEFIVEK, encoded by the exons ATGATGTCTTTGGTGTCGCAAATTGGATTCGCACACTTCACTCAACCTTCATCTCTATCTTCTCCTTCCATCGCCCCTTTCCGCCACAACCCTTGTTCttcaatgtcttcttcttcttcgtgGACACCATATGAGGACAAGGATGGTAAAAAATCAAAGAAAGTGTGGATATGGACACAGAACAAGCAGGTTATGACTGCAGCTGTTGAGAGAGGATGGAACACTTTCATTTTCCCATCAAACCTTCCTCAACTCGCCAATGATTGGTCAT CCATTGCAGTAATCTGTCCTCTTTTTCTTGGTGAGGGAGAGATTTTGGATGCACAGAATAAAAGGGTAGCTACGGTTTTTGACGTCTCGACGCCGGAGGAATTAGAGGGACTTCGACCCGAGGATGAGCATGCAGAGAACATTGTAGTTAACTTACTAGATTGGCAG GTAATACCTGCAGAAAATATAATTGCTGCATTTCAAAACAGTCAAAAGACCGTGTTTGCCATCTCTGATAATACGTCCGAAGCTCAGATATTTCTCGAG GCCCTCGAACACGGTTTAGATGGCATAGTTTTGAAAGTAGAAGATGTCGAGCCTGTTCTTGAGCTAAAG GAATATTTCGACCGGAGAACAGAAGAAAACAATGTATTGAGCTTGACGAAAGCCACTGTGACAAACATTCAAGTGGCTGGAATGGGGGATCGCGTTTGTGTCGATCTGTGCAGTCTCATGAGGCCCGGTGAAGGACTTCTC GTTGGATCTTTTGCTAGAGGATTGTTTCTTGTTCACTCGGAATGCTTGGAGTCAAATTACATCGCAAGCAGACCTTTTCGAGTAAACGCG GGACCTGTACATGCCTATGTTGCTGTTCCCGGAGGAAGAACAAGCTACCTGTCAGAGTTAAAATCAGGAAAAGAAGTGATTGTCGTCGATCAACAGGGTCGGCAAAGAATTGCAATTGTCGGACGTGTTAAGATTGAAAGTAGACCACTGATCCTTGTGGAGGCAAAG ACAGAATCAGATGATCAAACAATCAGCATACTTCTACAGAATGCAGAAACGGTTGCATTGGTTTTTCCCGGACAAG GAAATAAACAGTTAAAATCGGCTGTTCCAGTGACGTCGCTAAAACTTGGAGATGAAGTTCTGTTGAGAATACAAGGAGGGGCTCGACATACCGGAATAGAGATTCAAGAATTTATAGTTGAGAAATGA
- the LOC127122382 gene encoding uncharacterized protein LOC127122382 isoform X2 encodes MMSLVSQIGFAHFTQPSSLSSPSIAPFRHNPCSSMSSSSSWTPYEDKDGKKSKKVWIWTQNKQVMTAAVERGWNTFIFPSNLPQLANDWSSIAVICPLFLGEGEILDAQNKRVATVFDVSTPEELEGLRPEDEHAENIVVNLLDWQVIPAENIIAAFQNSQKTVFAISDNTSEAQIFLEALEHGLDGIVLKVEDVEPVLELKEYFDRRTEENNVLSLTKATVTNIQVAGMGDRVCVDLCSLMRPGEGLLVGSFARGLFLVHSECLESNYIASRPFRVNAGPVHAYVAVPGGRTSYLSELKSGKEVIVVDQQGRQRIAIVGRVKIESRPLILVEAKTESDDQTISILLQNAETVALVFPGQGNKQLKSAVPVTSLKLGDEVLLRIQGGARHTGIEIQEFIL; translated from the exons ATGATGTCTTTGGTGTCGCAAATTGGATTCGCACACTTCACTCAACCTTCATCTCTATCTTCTCCTTCCATCGCCCCTTTCCGCCACAACCCTTGTTCttcaatgtcttcttcttcttcgtgGACACCATATGAGGACAAGGATGGTAAAAAATCAAAGAAAGTGTGGATATGGACACAGAACAAGCAGGTTATGACTGCAGCTGTTGAGAGAGGATGGAACACTTTCATTTTCCCATCAAACCTTCCTCAACTCGCCAATGATTGGTCAT CCATTGCAGTAATCTGTCCTCTTTTTCTTGGTGAGGGAGAGATTTTGGATGCACAGAATAAAAGGGTAGCTACGGTTTTTGACGTCTCGACGCCGGAGGAATTAGAGGGACTTCGACCCGAGGATGAGCATGCAGAGAACATTGTAGTTAACTTACTAGATTGGCAG GTAATACCTGCAGAAAATATAATTGCTGCATTTCAAAACAGTCAAAAGACCGTGTTTGCCATCTCTGATAATACGTCCGAAGCTCAGATATTTCTCGAG GCCCTCGAACACGGTTTAGATGGCATAGTTTTGAAAGTAGAAGATGTCGAGCCTGTTCTTGAGCTAAAG GAATATTTCGACCGGAGAACAGAAGAAAACAATGTATTGAGCTTGACGAAAGCCACTGTGACAAACATTCAAGTGGCTGGAATGGGGGATCGCGTTTGTGTCGATCTGTGCAGTCTCATGAGGCCCGGTGAAGGACTTCTC GTTGGATCTTTTGCTAGAGGATTGTTTCTTGTTCACTCGGAATGCTTGGAGTCAAATTACATCGCAAGCAGACCTTTTCGAGTAAACGCG GGACCTGTACATGCCTATGTTGCTGTTCCCGGAGGAAGAACAAGCTACCTGTCAGAGTTAAAATCAGGAAAAGAAGTGATTGTCGTCGATCAACAGGGTCGGCAAAGAATTGCAATTGTCGGACGTGTTAAGATTGAAAGTAGACCACTGATCCTTGTGGAGGCAAAG ACAGAATCAGATGATCAAACAATCAGCATACTTCTACAGAATGCAGAAACGGTTGCATTGGTTTTTCCCGGACAAG GAAATAAACAGTTAAAATCGGCTGTTCCAGTGACGTCGCTAAAACTTGGAGATGAAGTTCTGTTGAGAATACAAGGAGGGGCTCGACATACCGGAATAGAGATTCAAGAATTTATA